AACACCACCGTAATCTAGGACGCACTATTGAACTACACGGTAACACGACAGCATCTCAGTTATACCTAATCTGTGACCTCAGAATCACCAATCCAGTCCGAAATCGCGTGTCTCAGTCTTTCCGAGGGCTGCAGTCTGCAACATTGCGAATCGCCATAATCAGTCTCGACCATTGTGCCCATCGGGTCATCTTCTTTGTTCGGCTCTATTGCTCTGACCACCTGGGTGTTGTCTGGGAGACGCTCAAGCGCCGAGCCAAGCTTGTGATAGCCGGCGTGCCTGAACTTGGGGTGATTCCAAGCTTCGCTTACAGCCCTCTGAGAGTAATCTCTGATCCATCGATCCAGATGCTTCGTACTCGTTGTTCTGTTCTGACAACCCAGAATTTCAGGTCGGATTTTATTCTCGAGAGTCTGGGTGTACGATTGTAACAATGGACCATGATAATGCAAGACGCCGACGGCATTCTCACTCTCCCAGCCTCGTCGAATCTCTTTGCCATACTCTATCCATCTTGAGCTTAGCTCTCTTCGGAGACTAATGATGTATtcaggtgaagaagagcaaTCAGTCATTCTTTGATACTTGTTCAATGTCAGGTCGGGGTTCTCAAACTGGAGCAATCTCCCCACAGCGACTTGGGAAGCTCGATCGGGATCTGGGTCTGCAAATGTACTTTTGaaagtcaagtcaacatcGACATTCAACAAACCTCCCCGCTCGGTGTATGGATGACGAAATACTCTTGTTGTCCAAGAAACCTTCCCACCTGGCCATTTTCTACGTTCGATCAAATTGGAATATTCGTTCGCTACCTTCTGTGCAATGAAGTCTTCCAGATCTTTATTTAGCTGAGGATCTGTCTTTAGAAAACTCAGGACCTCTCGTTTGAAGTGGTCAGACTTTTCGCATTCCGCCTCCAGCTTTGGGTCACCGTCGCACGCCCATTCTAGGCGGCACTCACTGATTTTGTCAGCTAGTTCTGCTTGAATGCTACGAAGATCGGAAAACGCTTGCGACATGGCAGTATAAGCTTGTTGATCGATTGTGTCGATTCACTCTGGATCACTGGGATGCTGTACAGATATCAAGCTGTCTGTAAACCTCGTTGTTCAGAGAAATTGTCCAGTGAGGAGGGGATTACTCGGCGGAACATCCTTGACATGCAAGCTGCGATACCTGCTTGCAGCAAAGTGGAGCGAGCATTGTATTGTCTGTTGAAGGAAGCTGGCACAGTTGTCGCTCCTTTCAGCTTGAAGGAAGGCACAGCCCTTCTTTCGTGCGTACAATGGATGGTAAGGAGTGATCGCTATCCAGCTGCTTAAAACATCTGTGGATGGGCACCGGCTGTGCAGCGATTTGTTGATTGTGGCAGGACCATGCCTCGTGATGCTCTTAGTGAATGACATGCTCCTCTCGGATGGTAGCAGACCGAGACCGTTGTAGTGTGCAAGCGAGACTCAAAGATAAGAACACGTGGCAAGTGGTTCAACACCCATTAATGGACCAGATTGAAGGGATGAGACCGATGGTATAGTGATACATCTTCAGTATCAATGTGTCATCAATTAGTGGAGTAGCATAGTAGGACACACCCTGATGCCACACACCTCTCGCATATCATACAGAGCTCCCCTATGCAGAAGACAGAGATCAAATACGCTCTCTCCATCAACCAAAGAAGGGGGGTAACTTAGTCATCCTGCAATTCCAAGAAAATTCCTGTCTCGTCCAGATTCCGTGCTGCGGTTGCAAAGCTCCAATACAGAATCAAGCAAGAAGTCGTTGACTCCTTCTCTGGTCAACTGAACCTTTTCAAACACCTCACGTACGCCGCGTCTTGCTCGGGAGTCGTATCCAAGTTTAATCAAACTCTTTGCCGCAGAGTCCAGTCTTATATCCGCAATTTCTCTGATCAAGATATCCGCCGGAGAGGGGCAAGTGAGACTCAGTCTGTCTCGAATGAGTCGTCTCAATAGATTGTTACATCTGTCGTTTGAGGCACTCAATTTCGAATTGCACTCTGCCAATTCTTTTTCACGCAATGCCAAGGTCGAGCCGAGTTCAGAGTTAGAAACTTCGAGATTTTCGATTCGCCGATGGAGCTCAGCGGTAACTTTCGAAGGCGTCGATAGATCGGATTCGACCATGCTACCTTTTATTTGTGTTGAAAAATGATAGGTAAGGTGACGGACAGTGTACAGTGAATGCGTGGGCATGGAAATACGAAAGGGATGACGATGCAGCTGACCACTCATATGCAGTTTTTCATTGCAGAAGGGACTACCGTTTCATCATTCTTATGAGGTCATCCGAAGTGTTCAATGTACTCCTAAAAGGAGGGGCTCTACGCCTTTTCTTTCGGCGGTATAACATGGAAAGTGTCATCATGTATCGGTTTCAGATTATGGAGCGTAATACAAGGGTGCTGTGACTTCATAGCAAGAGGTACGAAACGATTTCTATAGCGAGATCAGGGAATTGCGAAAACGTTCTAGGTGTATAGCCCACGGCTCGTTCGTTCAAGGCATCGTCCGTGGACCACTGAAATTCGCAAACGTGGTTTCTACATATACGTAAAATAACTTGATCTCTTCAGACTCGAGCTACCCCGCAGGCGTGTCATTGTGTTGTTTTGCCTTCTCAGAGACCGCTCAAGAAGGAACTGTCGGGGATCCAATCTTCTAGAGCATGTTCGCCATTCTTGTATCCTCCAAGAGATCTCACGAAAGtacctcttccctcctccctcagctGTCTCTTAATGTCAACATCATGACTCAGTCGCCTCCACAGCTCGTAAGGGCTTTTTCTACCGGGCCTACCGGGCTCAACGTCCGATTTCTTAGAAAAGGTACTGACCCAAGAATCCCACCAGCCGTTTTTCAATATGTTCTCAGCATGTCGACTAACGAACCTCTCGGAAGTAGTTTCCTGAGAGAGTTGTTCGGCAAGGGTGAATTCGTTTGACGCATGTCCGCCAAGATGCCTTTGCCCGGCATTTTTCTGCTCTCTGAGAAACTCCCTGAGGATCTTTTGACTCAATTCCACTTTGGTTCTCTCCAGATGACTCTGTAACATCGCCGACATATGCGCTAGATCGTCACTGCTATGCGCAATCCTGTGTCGTTCCCGTTCTGCATTATCTCTCTCTCGCCTCAGTCCGTGAATTTCCTTTCCCAAATCTTCTTTCGGGACAGTAAACTGGACTTGCTCGTACTTCTGCAAAGAGATCGGGGGGATCTCGATGAAATGTCCTGAAGTGGTGAGTCGTTTGTCTccgagggagatggacaAAGTTGGGTACACCCTATGAGGCAGCGTACAGGGACTGATACTGGCTTTCCAAGTTAGTTTTGCATCTGTGTCTGTATCAGACTTGAGTCGATCGTACAACCTAGTCCACTCCCTGGGCATCTTATCTTCAATCCAACTGGATACTCTCCTCCTGACTCCAAGATCATTATCATACTCCATATATCCCAAGATCCCCTCTTTGAAGCCTGTTTCAGCTTCGCATCTTTCGTCCAATTGAGGGTCTTCAGCCCGAGACCTCTTTAGCCATTCTTGAGCGGTCAGAGTGATcacttcatccttcatcgtatccatcttcgtccagAAATTGGCGGAGTCGGTAGCGACTGCTCGGCCCTTCCTTGCGAGGTCATCTCGATGATCTCGTGCGTCCCATTCCTTCTGTTCTTTGAGATTTGTCAGCTCAACGGTCAAAGATGCATTACGGACTTGGAGGGCCTCAATCTCCGCTTGGAGGTTCTGAATGGTCTCTTTATCTTTGCCACCCAGGTGGGTCTTCATCGAAGACATGACGGCATGTAATCGCGAGGGGGATCCGATTCTGCCCTCGCGCGTAGAAGCTTCCATAGTGATCGGTCTGGCAATTTAAGGGGAGTCCAATCAGAGTAGATTGTCTTGTGGAGGGAAAGCTGATTGAGAGAGGTCGACCGGTCGAACGCATACCAAGAGGTAATTCTTAAGATTGGATCCCGTCTATCGCTCAAGTCCAATCCTCGCCTTCGATTTGCCAAAATATTCAGTCATCCTTTCACTGAAAAAGTTGGAGACGAAACACGTTGCACTTGCGATAACCCGCCTTGTCATGCGAAATATCATCGAAAGGTACATTTCTCGAGGGGCGAGACCCTCACATAAATGTTCGTAGTATATGTTCTGAGCATTGGCACATACTGAAGTCCAAGAGCCCAACAAAAAGACTTTGTGGCGTGCCCGAGATCATATTGTATTGGACAGTTCGTCCAATGCTCTCAGGGCATAGCCCGTTTGTTAGGCTTTGACAACGATAAGTTGCACTGTGCAATGCATGAGAGAAGACACTGAAGTCATTCGTATGAGATCATTCTGGAATACAGCCCTAGGCGATTCATACACTCAAATTCTGCTCAGAAATGATTTATCAGGGATCCAGTCCTCCCTGGAATGTCCCCCTCCTTCATATTCCCCCAGCGATCTTATGAAAgtacctctctcctctcccctcgTCTGTCTTTCAATGTGCACATCTGCCCTCATAACCCTCAATACATCGTAAAGGGTTTGCTGAATATCTGGCTGGTGATCCTGGTTTAATCGAAGCGCACTTTCCCAAGTATCTTTCCAAGCATTATTCAAATTATTTTCAGCATGTTCGCTTACAAATTTATCAAAAGTCTCCACACGAGCGAGAAACTTGATGTGTTCGGACACTTCCTTCGCACGAATGTATCTCGGTCCCAGCCTACTTCTCTCCTCTGCAAAGAAGGTGCTCAAGATCTGTTGACTTAAGCCTTCCTTTATCCAAGCCAAATCACTATTGAGCATCGTCGACATGTTGCGAATTCTGATTTCCTCGTAGGAGATCGGAGGAAGATCGATGCGACTCCCTTTCAACACTAATGGATCATCGCGTCCGAAGAATAATTTTAATGTTGGATGGACCGAGTTTGAAGGTGGACAGGAAGGGACACTAGCTTCCCATTTTATCTTGCCATCGGGATATTCGGCCTTGTTGGTAGCTCGGTTGCCCATTCTTCGCCATTCAGACACATTTTCACTTATAAACTTTTCAGAGATCTTCTGTCGAATCTGAGTAGATTGATCGAATTCCATGTATTCCAGCACTTCCTCCTTGAAAGCCCATTGATTCTCGCATCGCTCATATAAAGCTGAATCGGCAGCTCGGGATCTCTCGAGCCACTTTCCAGTCGTCTGACTGACTAAGTCATCGATGATTAATTTAAGGGCAGGAGACAAATACCGGTCCCAGTAGTCCCTGATCTCGTATAGGTCGAAAATCATGCCAGTCTTCGCTGTCTTTTACCTTTTTGGTCAGAGACTCGATGTCACGTTCTAGCAATCTGTTAGCTGCCTCAACCTCCTGGATCCTTGCCTTGTCTTCAGCTTGCGTGCCACGTCTGGAActtgagaagatggaacgCATTGTAGAGGCAGAAGACGGTTCCGCTCGGCTATTGTCTGTGTTACCAGTTGGCATGTCGTCAAATCTTCGATTGTGCAGTCAAGGAGAGTATGTCGCAAATTGTCGCAAACAGTTGATATAGAAAGATACAACCTACAGTGGCAAACACTCACAGACCCACAGTTTATATACCTTACCTCTCATTGTACCAACTTTGATGCTCGCCTTCTGACCAAGGAGGGGTTCATGCCGTCCTTTCAtgggggaagaggaagacggaATTGCGCTCTGCCCAGGCCGTATTCCCGGGTGGCGCACGTCATTCAAAATGATCCTCCTTTCACATGCTTCTCCGCGGCGGAGAAGGCGTACCGACTTTGACTCGACGCGGGAAACACAGACGCAGCTTGTCATTGCCTCTACTGAGGAAGTGCGTGAGATTCCATACGGTAGGTGTCACGCTCGTGTTGCCACCGGCTGGACTATACGATTCATACCGAGTCCCAAGAGACATTGATTTGACTCTCCGGGTCAAAAGGAAAGTAGAATGACTCAACGAGGACTTTTGGAAGCGGAGCACCTGAGATGTTTCAGCAATTGTCATAGATGACATTTTCGCACTAGTATATAAGCAGATTCAATCCGGATCCAGCGGATTGAATATTGTACCCTTTTGGTCAATACGATATGCAGTTGCTTATGTGTATCCGTTACAGCAATCAAGATTTTGTGCACCTCCCACGGTCGTCTGCGAGTCAGACCTGCCTCTACTGTACATCAGCACATCGGAGAGGCTTCCAAGTCTGCGGCTGCATGCGGTTCACGAAACGACAAAAAcgaatcaatcatcacaGATTACATGAGCACATGCATGCTGCATACCAACGCCCGATGTACAATCTACTAaaactcatcctcatccatctcgaTCGCATCGGGATTCgccacctccccttccccttcatcctcagcCTGATCTATCCCATGAGCATTCTGATTCTTCAACGTACTAGCTACGAAAGCAGGACCACCTGTCTTTTTGGTCGTACCTGTACCAGAACCTGATAGATCTCTCTCCATGGCGGCCATGGGATCAGCAGCGTCTTTAGCTGTGTCGGTTGGTTTCTCAGCTCCTTTtgccgctgctgctgttTGAGCGGCGATGAAGGATGTTTCGGTGTTGAATGCTGCTTGGACGGCTCGTTTGATACGCAGCATTTCTCGGAAGGTGTCTTCTGAGCCGGTGTCGACTGTGACCAATTAAACATGTTAGCACAAGTAGAGATGTACAGATAGAGAATGTGAAGTAGGTGTAAGGGGAGAACGATATGGTCGATACAACACAATGCGAGAGGTAATCGTCGCGGAGTAGGAGTATGAGACAAGAGCGATGCATGAGGTTGGTCAATGGAAGAGAGAACgcatgactcaccctcaaacaaGTTCCATTCCTCCCAGAACTCCGCATCCACCCTCGGATCGCAGAACTGACTCGCATGAGCATAGATCGCCCTGGCCCTATCAATCTCCCCAAgcttcctctccatcctcgcAAACCGCTTACACATCTCCGAAGTCTGCTTATCGGGCAAACTCTCCAGAGCTCTCTCATAGATAGGTCTCGTGGCGGGTAAACCAAAGTTCGCAGTGGCCTTGGCGATATAGATGGTGAACATGTCGAATTTGTCCGAATCCTGCACGGTCGCACATGCTCGGTCGTATATTCCCATTGCCCTCTTGGCCAATCcatgttcttcttccaatttaCCATATAGGAGGTAAATCGGCTTACAGAATTTGGGTGGACAGTTCTCCAGAGCCTGTTCGAATAGATCTCGAGCCCTTTCGAGCTTCTTGCCTCCGTATCGTTTGACAAATTTGGATAGGTAGATATTCCATATTTCGAATGCTACTGAGGGGTGGAATAGCTCGATTCCTCGTTCGTACACCTATATTATGTCGGGTTTATCAGCTAAATCCCAGTGTATCCTACGAGTCTGCAAGCTGATAcactactcaccttgaaacTCTCCTCGAAATATTTGTTCTCTTCCAAGAACGCAGCATAGTTGACAATGACTTGAGCATTGGCAATCTTCAATTCCATGATCTTGTCATACACCACTTTGGTAGTTTCCACTGAACCGATAGATTCTTCAAGATCACTGTAGAAGGACCATATCTTTAGGGACTTGAATAGACGCTGCTGAGGTGAGAGGGACTATTTCcattatcagcttggatatTCACTCTCATCCTATATCGCACATATCttcaactcacttcatcgTAGAAGTTGATCTTTTTAGGATCTCTAGGTATCGTCGTAGCTCTCTGCATCAACCGTATCGCTTCATCGTAGTTCCTACAAAGATATCAGTACCCGGGATTCCCACCCAAGAAAGGAATCTTTGCTTACTCATTCCTCAATTCCAATTCCGCCCATTCACACCAAACCTCCGCCAACTCATCCACACTCTTATACGGCACCTTCGCAGCTCTCTCCAAAATCTTCCTAGCCTGCTTCAAATCCGGTTCGTTCCTCGGTTCACCACTCTCCGGATCCTtacttccaccttcttcataaAACTTCGCAAAATTCACATAAAGGGGATATAGGGGACCAGTGGCCTTCCTTGGATTTATAGTATCCAAAGCTTTCACGTAAGTCTCCACCactttctcatcatcgtcaccGAACAGTGcgatcctcttctcccattcgACCACTTCGTTCGGGTTCCTCCTAAGTAACACCTCATTCAAGATGAACGGTCGTCTATCCATCAGCTCCTCAAACTTCTTCATCCGTTCGTCCAATTCCTTCTCAGTTTCTTCGGCGTCAAACTCCTCATCGGCCAAATTATCTTCATCGGCGATAGCATCCATCAAAGTGGAGATCATCGTTTCTGAGAATTCAGCGTAGGCGTCGAATATCTGCGTGAAATCTCGGATCGTGACAACGGCCGCCAGACCGCGTTCGAACGTTGCCGTTGCCCGATCAAACTCTCCACGCTTGATCCAATACGTAGCTAGACCGGTCCACAGTCTACCTGCCTGATCTTTGTAtacctccaacccatctctctccACTATCCCTTCTACGTCCAGTAAGCGCGAGTTGGAGGGGTCGGTGTCCTCGTCGTAAGGGAGTTCTTCTGGACCCTTCTTAGCGGAAATAGCATCTTTAGGTTTGAATATCTTCCCTTGTTCTACTGGCACGGGCGGACCGGCTATCCTAATGAGACGGCCATGTATACTGGCCGGTTCCTCAGTGGGGGCAGGCGCGTCTTCTTGATCGGATTTCGAAATTTCGTCCACCACAGCCTGCTTAGTAGCTTTCAGCTCTAGTGTCTGCTCCTCGTCCATTCCTACTTCATCTGCATATCTTTCTACCAGTTCTAAGAAGTCGACGAAGAGCTGATAAGGCGATTTACCCTCGAGGGACGAGTACAGGTTCTTAGCTGCTCGACgagcgagggagaggaggtattTGGATGCGGCGAGGGGACGAGGTGGGGTGGAGTCGAGGAGGTAGGTTATATGTCGTTCGGTGAGACTTGCGTCGACCTGAGTTGATTATACACGTGATCAGCTTCACTCCTCTCAAACTTGTTGTGACGCGTAATGCGATGAAATGAGAGATGACCGCCAACACACCTTCAAAAACCttctccaaaccctctcgCCAGCCTCACCGCCAATCATCTCAGCCCATCTTAGATACAATCCCCACACCCTCCCATGTAAACTTGGGGGGAGTGTCCTGAGAGCTCTATCAAACGTTCTGCGCGCATAGGTCCTCTTGAATGTAGCAGGGCATTTGGGGTGGAACAGAACCGAAAGATGCAATAGCCACGGTACAGGCAAATGGCTCAGACAAGCTATCATTCGTTCTCCAGTAGCTATAAGGGATCTCCACTCTTCGTAGCCTACTATCCCGTCCAGTCCGCCGATCCACTCATTAGCCTCTTCAGCAGCTTCGAGCAACTCCCTAACGTTCGTCTTGAACCCTGATCCCCTCTTTGCATGCTGGGTTCTAGCAGTCTTAGCGGCTGGTGTAAGATCTCCAAGGACATACGATTGACGCATATTGTAATATCCTCTCCAGAGTTTGAAGCTCGTAGGAAAGATTGCCAGTGCCCTTTCATACACCAAGGTCAACTGCTGTAATCCCTCGCGAGAGACGTGGGTCGACAGGGGACCTAGGAGAAGTTCCTCAGGCGATGGCTGTTCGGGCTTGTCAGGTTCATTGGCTGATATGCGCTGTTTTAGCTGGGTGATGTAGGAGAGCCATGATCGGAGGTTGTCGGGGTTGTGCAGGAGGTCTTCCTCTGTTGAGAGGTCTGAGGcggagatgaggtgagggTGGGTGAGAGGTGTAGGGATTGGGAAGGTTAGTGGGAAgcgggagaagagggaggcgAGAGGGGAGTCTTCAGCCGACATGGTGAATTGAGGTGATGTCGCTGATTAGGGGAGTAGACGGTGTTTTGGGTATGTGGTCAAGATGGAATTGTTGATATGTCTGAAAAGATGTCATGAGCTGTTAGAGTACAGTAGATGCAAACCGAAAGAGAGGAACGTCTAGTTGAATGAATGCCACGTGCCGGGATTATGTCGGCGTTATGTGACCTACCTACATCATCGAGTGTTCAGTCGTTGGTTAAAGATACGGTCATTGAGATCATCTATGCATAGTCAAAGCAGCGACGAGGAAAGCTATAACGACATGCATCTCCTGAGACTGTATAATATGTATGACAGATCATGACTGGATGTTTGATGAAGAGTTGGAACGAGTGAGGGGGTGAAGCTGGTAGTGATATTTACCCTGAATTGCcagagtggaggatgtcCAATCTACCAATGTGCAAATTCACTCATTTCAGTCTTCACCTCGTCGTATCCTCTGACCTCTACGTTCGACATCTATTCTTCCAGGTGACCAAACCTCGTCTGACATACTCAAGATTCTCAGACCATCCGCCAGACTCCTCAAAATGCGATTCGCAGGTGATTTCAATCCTTTCTCTTCGCTGCACAAGTCCAAGGCTCAAGTGCTGACAATGTAACACCTCGCTCTTAGATATCGCAGTGAACCTTGCCGATCCAATGTTCACCGGCTCATACCACGGCAAACAGCGGCACGTCTCTGATCTTCCTCAAGTAATCAAACGAGCGAAAGATAAGGGCGTGGAGAGGATGCTGATCACGGGGACTAGTCTGGGTGATAGTAGGGATGCGTTGAAGTTGGCTAAGGAGTATGGTAAGTCCTTGCAATTGTATTGTACCTCCTTTGCCTTGAATCAGATGAGGTTGTAAATTCATGGTACTGATACTCTGCTCAATCGGTAGATCTCCACTGCACTGCAGGATGTCATCCTACCTCAACCTCTGAgatcccctcccacccctcagGATTCGAGGGGTATCTCAACGATCTACGAAAACTGATATCCGAGGATAGAGGCGAAGGGGGCTCAAAAAGGACAATATCAATTGGTGAAATTGGATTAGGTAAGTCTATCTCTCTCCTTACGTACCTCGTCGTTTTTTACTTACAGTTTCAATATGATATGTACAGATTACgatcgtcttcatcattcctccaaGGAAACTCAGCTCACCCACTTACCGTCCCTTCTCAAATTATCGCAAGAATTCAAACTACCTCTGTTCCTTCATTCGAGAACGTCCGAGTCGCACGTTGATTTGGTGAAGACTTTGAAAGATATAGGATGGAGTACagaatggggaggaggggtggtACATTCGTTTACTGGTACAGAAACTGAGATGAGGGAGTTGGTAAGTTTAGTCACCTTACCAACCAGTCATCGTTCGCCTGCTCGAAAAGAGTTGTCCTTTGACGTTGGGGTAGCATACTGATGGATGAATCTCACTTAGGTCGAAATGGGCTTGTACATAGGTATAAACGGCTGTTCACTCAAGACCAAAGACAATATCAATGTAGTCAGGCAAATCCCACTGGACAAATTACTTCTAGAAACTGGTCGGTGAACAAACCCAAACAGAAACGAAACGCACATCGGGCTTACTTATCTGACATATCGCAGACGCCCCATGGTGTTCCATAACCTCTTCTCACGAATCCCACCAATACCTTGCCCCACCAAATTCATCCCTATTCATAGAGAGGGTCAACAAACCTGATAAATTCAGAGTTGGAGCTGGTGTAAAAGGGAGGCAGGAACCTGCGGATGTGAGTtttcctcatcaactgattGATGGATCATACGTATACGTACAGTTGCTAACTCACCTATTACATACCGTCAGATCGCCATCATAGCTCATGTGGTTTCGTCGATCAGGCAGATACCTTTCGAAGAATTATCCGAGCAAGTTTGGCAGAATACTATCAAGCTTTTCTACCCTTCTGAACTGGATTGACCCTACGATCATGTTGGACTTGAACTCCCCTGGACCACGGAGAAAGTATTTCACAACACCGTGAGATCAGGTATAATAAGGGTTATACGGTGTATGCACAAAGCATGTTTGTTCAGACTACACGACACAGACCAAACCAATTATATTCATATAGCGTCGACATGATTATAAACCTTGATACAAAGTACTAATCGCTCGCCTACAGACCctatcccatccttcttcctttcggCGCATCCTCCAAAACGAACGTATGCATACtacccaaactcaaactactcttcatcccctcttccccgCCTGGCACAGGTTTCCGCTTAATACTCCTAGGACTAGCAGGGTTAGGACTG
The sequence above is a segment of the Kwoniella bestiolae CBS 10118 chromosome 8, complete sequence genome. Coding sequences within it:
- a CDS encoding pre-mRNA-splicing factor SYF1, whose product is MSAEDSPLASLFSRFPLTFPIPTPLTHPHLISASDLSTEEDLLHNPDNLRSWLSYITQLKQRISANEPDKPEQPSPEELLLGPLSTHVSREGLQQLTLVYERALAIFPTSFKLWRGYYNMRQSYVLGDLTPAAKTARTQHAKRGSGFKTNVRELLEAAEEANEWIGGLDGIVGYEEWRSLIATGERMIACLSHLPVPWLLHLSVLFHPKCPATFKRTYARRTFDRALRTLPPSLHGRVWGLYLRWAEMIGGEAGERVWRRFLKVDASLTERHITYLLDSTPPRPLAASKYLLSLARRAAKNLYSSLEGKSPYQLFVDFLELVERYADEVGMDEEQTLELKATKQAVVDEISKSDQEDAPAPTEEPASIHGRLIRIAGPPVPVEQGKIFKPKDAISAKKGPEELPYDEDTDPSNSRLLDVEGIVERDGLEVYKDQAGRLWTGLATYWIKRGEFDRATATFERGLAAVVTIRDFTQIFDAYAEFSETMISTLMDAIADEDNLADEEFDAEETEKELDERMKKFEELMDRRPFILNEVLLRRNPNEVVEWEKRIALFGDDDEKVVETYVKALDTINPRKATGPLYPLYVNFAKFYEEGGSKDPESGEPRNEPDLKQARKILERAAKVPYKSVDELAEVWCEWAELELRNENYDEAIRLMQRATTIPRDPKKINFYDESLSPQQRLFKSLKIWSFYSDLEESIGSVETTKVVYDKIMELKIANAQVIVNYAAFLEENKYFEESFKVYERGIELFHPSVAFEIWNIYLSKFVKRYGGKKLERARDLFEQALENCPPKFCKPIYLLYGKLEEEHGLAKRAMGIYDRACATVQDSDKFDMFTIYIAKATANFGLPATRPIYERALESLPDKQTSEMCKRFARMERKLGEIDRARAIYAHASQFCDPRVDAEFWEEWNLFEVDTGSEDTFREMLRIKRAVQAAFNTETSFIAAQTAAAAKGAEKPTDTAKDAADPMAAMERDLSGSGTGTTKKTGGPAFVASTLKNQNAHGIDQAEDEGEGEVANPDAIEMDEDEF